One genomic segment of Cololabis saira isolate AMF1-May2022 chromosome 22, fColSai1.1, whole genome shotgun sequence includes these proteins:
- the LOC133423506 gene encoding transmembrane protein 241 isoform X2: MQWRRHVIGLAFSFVFVVSYFTNKFVLSVLNFTYPTLFQGWQTFIGAVLLLMSGKLGWVEMSRVSRSAALSWLPGSLLFVGNIYAGSRALSRIDIPFFFTLQNSSHVVSFCIIKVLQREKTHWLKFISLCLMLLSAFNLPLFDPQLDYSGYLWAACHLFCVGAYRVFQVHSKSNNLSDYEQQCINYLFSVLLLALAAHPTGDLTGALEFPSLQSRTFHCGCCASALLGFFMLLASVRLKRGISLHHFRVWIFLSKVTAMSLSPFIFYMNINISSCLCVVTSHAGEALLLYSDSDTQPS, from the exons ATGCAGTGGAGAAGACACGTGATTGGCCTCGCGTTTAGCTTTGTTTTCGTTGTGTCATATTTCACTAATAAG TTTGTCCTGTCTGTGTTAAACTTCACCTATCCAACCTTATTTCAAGG ATGGCAGACATTTATTGGAGCGGTTCTGCTTCTGATGTCCGGCAAGCTGGGATGGGTGGAGATGAGCCGGGTCtccag GTCCGCTGCTCTCTCCTGGCTTCCGGGCTCATTGCTCTTCGTGGGAAACATCTACGCTGGTTCTCGGGCCTTATCGCGCATC GACATTCCTTTCTTCTTCACTCTGCAGAATTCCTCTCATGTCGTCAGTTTCTGCATCATCAAGGTCCTCCAGAGGGAG AAGACACACTGGCTCAAATTTATAAG CTTGTGCCTGATGCTGCTCTCAGCCTTCAACCTCCCTCTGTTTGACCCCCAG CTGGACTACAGCGGTTACCTGTGGGCTGCCTGCCATCTGTTCTGTGTCG GTGCATATAGGGTGTTTCAAGTTCACTCCAAGTCCAATAACCTGAG TGATTATGAACAGCAGTGCATTAACTACTTGTTCAG CGTGCTGCTGCTGGCCCTCGCTGCTCACCCCACAG GTGACCTGACAGGCGCCTTGGAGTTCCCGTCTCTTCAGTCCCGCACGTTCCACTGTGGCTGCTGCGCCAG TGCGTTGCTGGGTTTTTTCATGTTGTTGGCTTCAGTCAGACTGAAACGTGGGATCTCCCTCCACCACTTCAGGGTCTGGATTTTTTTGTCTAAG GTTACCGCCATGTCCCTCTCGCCATTTATTTTctacatgaacataaacatctCGTCGTGTCTTTG CGTGGTGACGAGTCACGCCGGGGAGGCTCTGCTGCTTTACTCCGACAGCGATACCCAGCCGTCGTGA
- the rbbp8 gene encoding DNA endonuclease RBBP8: protein MSTTKRDIYYRKLEVSLSGKSGNTVVIDREKYGLISASLQRLQGGGKPRSPQDYAWMRKYHLVDCNGESKIAKRGLTTLLVAKEDLFDVISEAHIRTGHAGRNILIKELQQSYFNVTQENIMLFLELCENCQLKHKKKMSSSGDSCGNSRAAAAFEELWRRLGESHHNTVTELEAKVSKLKKDRCLDAQRLEVFYNRNQQLKEENKTLQDTISHLEERLRAGECQRCAVLEETLKSSQGQNQQQISNLSEFYPTERADHLPKNTVCSSTDVICEIFKSRKEDELTAALQTFVSAVVLLFKHLLRLSVLSVNCAESERNDLEDDKTQLQAELQKLEASLLELKEDSSPEQEDGVIPDSPILSSSLPATNRLKKLKHVDKVKHVRYAERPLSVSDKSIFFEPNGATKSGRAEVLVPNTCELDVSHIPEDGNSMEEEIAETCRFELVDKHQKKMELDRNRQTRSKSLWKHDVRLKPYSPSASPTPGPDSPSERSPSLLASAKRFSQEGSVPRMKRKKGEIDEEVQEGGDERKKGKRAQLEGSRQIISREELNGKAGNVKENDQTETSNQEPNGPCSSPAFKKPHSKTKGDADGKKKAPVHPHGDGELSAASIVSQKHLFTCLMLIAECCFPVGGTDTVENMWSIDPALTLSVYEQGGDEEKEEAQHLGDLADTDCTWISHSMLQGRREGTQDRGNAKSRLGEKANDSLDMMFDTTAYGEYKSFNTSHCSQNQPGDEDDDEEEEEEQEFEQDSPEDRPRRGKTGQPTFAHMAVIRKKDERRKLKGTTCKECEVYYAHLPEDEKHKKLTECSRHRFLYIPPSTPENFWEVGFPSTQTCIDRGYIKEEKNPQLRSRRRQPLNALFTPKKQEQEQT, encoded by the exons ATGAGCACGACTAAGCGGGACATTTACTATAGGAAACTGGAGGTTTCGCTCAGCGGGAAGTCAGGAAACACCGTGGTGATTGATCGGGAGAAGTACGGGCTCATATCAGCATCCCTTCAGCGGCTGCAGGGAGGTGGAAAACCCCGATCCCCACAGGATTATGCCTGGATGAGAAAATACCACCTTGTTGACTGTAATGGTGAGAGTAAAATCGCCAAAAGAGGGCTGACCACACTGCTTGTAGCGAAAGAAGATCTGTTTGATGTGATCAGCGAGGCTCACATTAGAACAGGACATGCAGGGCGAAACATATTGATtaaggagctgcaacaatcaTATTTCAACGTGACGCAGGAGAACATCATGCTTTTTCTGGAGCTGTGTGAGAACTGCCAGCTCAAACATAAAAAG AAGATGAGCAGCTCTGGAGACAGCTGTGGGAACAGCAGAGCAGCTGCAGCGTTTGAGGAGCTGTGGAGGAGGCTGGGGGAGTCTCACCACAACACCGTTACAG aATTAGAGGCAAAAGTGAGCAAGCTGAAAAAGGACCGCTGTCT AGATGCACAGAGGCTTGAGGTGTTTTATAATCGCAACcagcagctgaaggaggagaacaaaaccctgcaggacacaatCAGCCACCTGGAGGAAAG GCTCCGAGCTGGAGAGTGCCAGCGATGTGCCGTTTTAGAGGAAACCCTGAAAAGCAGCCAGGGTCAGAATCAGCAGCAGATCTCCAACCTGAGTGAGTTTTATCCCACAGAGAGAGCTGATCACCTTCCGAAGAACACGGTGTGTTCAAGCACTGATGTCATCTGTGAAATATTTAAATCAAGAAAAGAGGATGAGCTTACAGCTGCCCTTCAGACGTTTGTGTCGGCTGTAGTTCTTCTCTTTAAGCATCTGCTTCgccta AGTGTGTTGTCGGTCAACTGTGCAGAAAGTGAGAGAAACGACCTGGAGGATGACAAGACACAACTACAAGCTGAACTGCAGAAGTTAGAAGCCTCTCT TTTGGAGCTCAAGGAGGATTCATCCCCGGAGCAGGAAGACGGCGTCATCCCAGACTCGCCGATCCTGTCGAGCTCGCTGCCGGCGACAAACCGACTAAAGAAACTTAAACACGTTGACAAAGTAAAGCACGTTCGTTACGCGGAGAGGCCTCTGTCGGTATCTGACAAGTCCATCTTCTTCG AGCCAAACGGAGCCACCAAATCTGGAAGAGCAGAGGTTCTTGTACCAAACACCTGCGAACTGGATGTGTCCCACATCCCAG AAGATGGGAACAGCATGGAGGAGGAAATTGCAGAAACCTGTCGCTTTGAACTGGTTGACAAGCATCAGAAG AAAATGGAGTTGGATCGGAATCGGCAAACCCGTTCAAAAAGTCTGTGGAAGCACGACGTTCGCTTGAA GCCTTACTCCCCCTCGGCCTCCCCGACCCCAGGGCCAGACTCCCCCTCGGAGAGATCCCCGTCTCTTCTCGCCTCTGCCAAACGCTTCTCACAAGAAGGCTCCGTTCCCAGGATGAAGCGGAAGAAGGGGGAGATCGACGAAGAGGTGCAGGAAGGGGGGGATGAGCGGAAGAAAGGCAAACGCGCGCAGCTTGAAGGGAGCAGACAGATAATCAGCAGGGAGGAGCTGAACGGCAAGGCAGGAAACGTGAAGGAGAACGATCAG ACCGAGACGTCCAACCAGGAGCCAAACGGTCCTTGTTCAAGTCCTGCTTTCAAAAAGCCTCACAGTAAAACCAAAGGAGATGCAGACGGGAAGAAAAAAGCTCCCGTGCACCCACACGGAGACGGTGAGCTCTCTGCAGCGAGCATCGTCTCACAGAAGCATCTCTTCACTTGTTTGATGCTGATTGCTGAATGTTGTTTCCCAGTGGGCGGGACGGACACGGTGGAGAACATGTGGAGCATCGATCCTGCGCTCACTCTGTCCGTGTACGAACAAGGAGGAGACGAG GAAAAGGAAGAAGCGCAGCATCTGGGAGACCTGGCCGACACCGACTGCACCTGGATCAGCCACAGCATGCTGCAGGGTCGGAGAGAGGGAACTCAGGACAGAGGAAACGCCAAGTCTA GGTTAGGCGAGAAGGCAAACGACAGTTTGGACATGATGTTCGACACGACAGCTTATGGGGAGTACAAGTCCTTCAACACTTCACATTGCAGCCAGAACCAACctggtgatgaggatgatgatgaagaggaggaggaagagcaggagtttg AACAAGATTCTCCTGAAGACCGCCCACGCCGGGGTAAAACAGG ACAGCCCACGTTTGCACACATGGCCGTGATTCGCAAGAAAGACGAGAGGAGGAAACTGAAAGGCACGACCTGCAAGGAGTGTGAAGTT TATTACGCTCACCTGCCGGAGGACGAGAAGCACAAGAAGCTGACCGAATGCTCCAGACACCGTTTCCTGTACATTCCTCCATCCACTCCCGAGAACTTTTGGGAAGTGGGCTTCCCGTCCACACAGACCTGCATCGACAGAG GCTACATCAAGGAAGAGAAGAATCCTCAGCTGCGCTCACGGAGACGACAACCGCTCAACGCTTTATTCACGCCAAagaagcaggagcaggagcagacaTAA
- the nsmaf gene encoding protein FAN, translating into MAFFKTQERTKARFSLLLLDLEEYYFEQHTAYQVTTTSSKKEKKTRGSLKVCSRSIIFDPEDLAEPIIKIPLRDCKNIEFVQKENNPFIEPQPPAITVSCEQVMFIKENNVIAAYRNERGENKLTFQLEISSKTEDVVQTLLQLHRASCLEKLGDQTAMIAANLQSRLARSSFDKNFFQNVAEKPHMECAVEMVTPLVSNPGHVCITDENLYFQPLNGYPEHVIQIKLLRVRRIYKRRHGLRPLGLEVFCTENDFCSDIYLKCYNTADRDEIYYYIATFLENHVTEHTAESYMLQWQRGHLSNYQYLLHLNNLADRSCNDLSQYPVFPWVIDDYTSTHLDFTNAATFRDLSKPVGALNKERLDRLLARYRGMPEPPFMYGSHYSSPGYVLFYLVRVAPEHMLCLQNGRYDHADRMFNSVGETWKNCLEGATDFKELIPEFYGDDSSFLENRLNLSLGRRQNGKLVGDVVLPPWASNARDFLQKHKAALESQYVSEHLHEWIDLVFGFRQRGSEAVAAHNVFHPLTYEGGVDCDSIADTDQRIAMLTQILEFGQTPTQLFTSPHPQRITPRFQNITRSPSINSPISDLSPASQGEDSSFEDLTEESRKMAWANMGSLTLISSHKIHKEAVTGIAMTRDGSSIFSTSQDSTLKMFSRELKDFQRSMSFSNMALSSCLMLADGKTVVCSSWDNNVYFYSIPYGRRQDTLMGHDDAVSQMCWFDDRLYTASWDSTIKVWQFACSSSSSHKRTQFQLLAELEHDAGVNTVSLNPAGTLLVSGSKDGTVSIWDTSSYGALQQVHCHQGNIHHLAFSPDSRHVLSVGADSCMKVLDVQTGMVISSVKAEVEQRCFCWDGSSVLCGGQSGDLFLWDLLSNSVTKRIPAHSGGITAMWMNELCNTVITGGEDRQIIFWKLES; encoded by the exons ATGGCATTTTTTAAGACGCAAGAGCGAACCAAAGCAAG GTTTTCTCTTTTGTTGCTGGATTTGGAGGAATATTACTTTGAGCAGCATACTGCCTACCAAGTGACGACGACTAGCTcaaaaaaagagaa aaAAACTCGAGGTTCCTTAaaggtttgttccagatctaTTATATTTGATCCAGAGGACCTTGCAGAGCCAATTATAAAG ATTCCTTTGCGAGACTGTAAGAATATTGAGTTTGTGCAGAAGGAGAACAACCCGTTCATTGA GCCTCAGCCGCCGGCCATCACCGTTTCCTGTGAGCAG GTTATGTTCATCAAAGAAAACAATGTCATAGCAGCGTACAGGAATGAAAGG GGAGAAAACAAGCTGACCTTTCAGTTGGAGATTTCTAGTAAAACAGAGGATGTAGTCCAGACATTACTGCAG CTTCACAGAGCTTCCTGTCTGGAAAAGCTTGGAGACCAGACTGCCATG ATTGCTGCAAATCTGCAGTCACGCCTGGCGAGGTCGTCGTTTGACAAAAACTT CTTTCAGAACGTTGCGGAGAAGCCACACATGGAGTGTGCAGTGGAGATGGTCACCCCTCTGGTGTCCAATCCAGGCCACGTCTGCATTACGGATGAAAACCTCTACTTCCAGCCGCTCAACGGCTATCCG GAGCATGTGATTCAAATCAAACTGCTCCGAGTCAGGAGGATCTACAAAAGACGACACGGCCTCAGACCTCTG GGTCTGGAGGTTTTCTGTACGGAGAATGACTTCTGCTCCGACATCTACCTGAAGTGTTACAACACCGCTGACAGAGATGAGATCTACTACTACATAGCCACTTTCCTGG AGAACCACGTGACCGAACACACGGCAGAGAGCTACATGCTGCAGTGGCAGCGCGGCCATCTCAGCAACTACCAGTATCTCCTCCACCTCAACAACCTGGCGGACCGCAGCTGCAACGACCTCTCCCAGTACCCCGTCTTCCCCTGGGTCATCGACGACTACACCAGCACGCACTTAG ACTTCACAAACGCTGCCACGTTCAGAGACCTGAGCAAACCCGTGGGGGCCTTAAACAAGGAGCGGCTGGACAGGCTGCTG GCTCGGTACCGAGGGATGCCCGAACCTCCCTTCATGTACGGAAGTCACTACTCGTCTCCAGGCTACGTGCTTTTCTACCTGGTCAGAGTCG CTCCGGAGCACATGCTGTGTCTCCAGAACGGACGGTACGACCACGCAGACCGAATGTTCAACAG TGTTGGTGAAACGTGGAAAAACTGCCTTGAGGGAGCGACGGACTTCAAAGAG CTGATTCCAGAGTTTTATGGAGATGACTCCAGCTTCCTGGAAAACCGTCTGAATCTCAGTTTAGGCAGAAGGCAGAACGGAAAACTAGTCGGCGACGTCGTCCTCCCACCCTGGGCCTCAA ATGCCAGGGACTTCCTTCAAAAACACAAGGCAGCACTGGAGAGTCAGTACGTGTCAGAGCACCTTCATGAGTGGATAGATCTGGTGTTTGGCTTCAGACAGAGAGGCAGTGAAGCTGTGGCAGCTCACAACG TGTTTCACCCGCTGACCTACGAAGGTGGCGTGGACTGTGACAG TATTGCGGATACAGATCAGAGAATCGCCATGCTGACGCAGATCCTGGAGTTTGGCCAGACCCCCACACAGCTGTTCACCAGCCCTCATCCTCAGAGGATCACGCCCCGCTTTCAGAACATCACAAGGAGCCCCAGCATCAACTCGCCCATCAGCGACCTTTCACCAG CCTCTCAGGGGGAAGATTCGTCCTTTGAAGACCTGACggaggagagcaggaagatggccTGGGCAAACATGGGAAGTCTCACGCTCATCTCCAGCCACAAGATCCATAAGGA AGCTGTGACGGGCATCGCCATGACTCGAGACGGATCATCTATTTTCTCTACATCCCAAG ATTCGACACTTAAAATGTTTTCCAGAGAGCTGAAGGACTTCCAGAGAAGCATGTCCTTCTCTAACATG GCACTATCGTCATGCTTGATGCTGGCAGATGGTAAAACGGTGGTGTGTTCTTCATGGGACAACAACGT CTATTTCTATTCCATCCCATACGGCCGGCGGCAGGACACGCTGATGGGTCACGACGACGCCGTCAGCCAGATGTGTTGGTTTGATGACCGGCTCTACACGGCATCCTGGGATTCCACCATCAAG GTCTGGCAGTTTGCCTGCAGCAGCTCATCCAGTCACAAGAGAACCCAGTTCCAGCTGCTGGCTGAGTTGGAGCACGATGCCGGA GTGAACACAGTCAGTCTGAATCCCGCTGGAACGCTGCTGGTTTCCGGCTCTAAGGACGGGACGGTCAGCATCTGGGACACCAGCAGCTATGGGGCTCTGCAGCAGGTCCACTGCCACCAAGGGAACATCCACCACCTGGCCTTCAGTCCAG ACAGCCGACATGTCCTCAGTGTCGGCGCCGACTCCTGCATGAAGGTACTAGATGTTCAGACGGGGATGGTGATCTCATCTGTGAAGGCTGAGGTGGAGCAGAG gtgttttTGCTGGGATGGCAGCTCTGTGCTGTGCGGAGGGCAGTCTGGTGACCTTTTTCTGTGGGACCTGCTCAGCAACT
- the LOC133423506 gene encoding transmembrane protein 241 isoform X1, with translation MQWRRHVIGLAFSFVFVVSYFTNKFVLSVLNFTYPTLFQGWQTFIGAVLLLMSGKLGWVEMSRVSRSAALSWLPGSLLFVGNIYAGSRALSRIDIPFFFTLQNSSHVVSFCIIKVLQREKTHWLKFISLCLMLLSAFNLPLFDPQLDYSGYLWAACHLFCVGAYRVFQVHSKSNNLSDYEQQCINYLFSQRNMQGKGSYSCVNPTKILSDVLLCSVSTTDSSSCLHISVLLLALAAHPTGDLTGALEFPSLQSRTFHCGCCASALLGFFMLLASVRLKRGISLHHFRVWIFLSKVTAMSLSPFIFYMNINISSCLCVVTSHAGEALLLYSDSDTQPS, from the exons ATGCAGTGGAGAAGACACGTGATTGGCCTCGCGTTTAGCTTTGTTTTCGTTGTGTCATATTTCACTAATAAG TTTGTCCTGTCTGTGTTAAACTTCACCTATCCAACCTTATTTCAAGG ATGGCAGACATTTATTGGAGCGGTTCTGCTTCTGATGTCCGGCAAGCTGGGATGGGTGGAGATGAGCCGGGTCtccag GTCCGCTGCTCTCTCCTGGCTTCCGGGCTCATTGCTCTTCGTGGGAAACATCTACGCTGGTTCTCGGGCCTTATCGCGCATC GACATTCCTTTCTTCTTCACTCTGCAGAATTCCTCTCATGTCGTCAGTTTCTGCATCATCAAGGTCCTCCAGAGGGAG AAGACACACTGGCTCAAATTTATAAG CTTGTGCCTGATGCTGCTCTCAGCCTTCAACCTCCCTCTGTTTGACCCCCAG CTGGACTACAGCGGTTACCTGTGGGCTGCCTGCCATCTGTTCTGTGTCG GTGCATATAGGGTGTTTCAAGTTCACTCCAAGTCCAATAACCTGAG TGATTATGAACAGCAGTGCATTAACTACTTGTTCAG CCAAAGGAATATGCAAGGGAAGGGAAGCTACTCTTGCGTCAATCCGACAAAGATCCTGTCAGATGTTCTTCTGTGTTCAGTTTCCACCACTGACAGCTCTTCCTGTCTTCACATAAGCGTGCTGCTGCTGGCCCTCGCTGCTCACCCCACAG GTGACCTGACAGGCGCCTTGGAGTTCCCGTCTCTTCAGTCCCGCACGTTCCACTGTGGCTGCTGCGCCAG TGCGTTGCTGGGTTTTTTCATGTTGTTGGCTTCAGTCAGACTGAAACGTGGGATCTCCCTCCACCACTTCAGGGTCTGGATTTTTTTGTCTAAG GTTACCGCCATGTCCCTCTCGCCATTTATTTTctacatgaacataaacatctCGTCGTGTCTTTG CGTGGTGACGAGTCACGCCGGGGAGGCTCTGCTGCTTTACTCCGACAGCGATACCCAGCCGTCGTGA